In the Deinococcus ficus genome, one interval contains:
- a CDS encoding deoxynucleoside kinase, producing the protein MYLAISGNIGSGKSTLTRMLSERYGLRPVYEPYADNPYLEDFYADMRRYSFHSQIYFLSRRLEQHLHTVTGARYVIQDRTVFEDANIFARNLYQQGNMERRDWDTYWGLYQGVLPALRVPDLLIHIDASLPTLKHRIALRGRAYEQDIPEAYLGGLNRLYDQWVSSYDDSPVIRVNGDLLDFVADPQAFRWVCDRVQAHGFGLPLLR; encoded by the coding sequence ATGTACCTCGCCATTTCCGGCAACATCGGCAGCGGCAAAAGCACCCTGACCCGCATGCTCAGCGAACGCTACGGACTGCGGCCCGTGTACGAGCCGTACGCCGACAACCCCTACCTGGAAGACTTCTACGCCGACATGCGCCGCTACAGCTTCCACAGCCAGATCTACTTCCTGTCCCGGCGGCTGGAGCAGCACCTGCACACCGTCACCGGCGCCCGCTACGTCATTCAGGACCGCACCGTGTTCGAGGACGCCAACATCTTCGCGCGCAACCTCTACCAGCAGGGCAACATGGAACGGCGCGACTGGGACACCTACTGGGGCCTGTACCAGGGCGTGCTGCCGGCCCTGCGCGTTCCGGACCTCCTCATTCACATCGATGCGTCGCTGCCCACCCTGAAGCACCGCATCGCCCTGCGCGGCCGCGCGTACGAACAGGACATCCCCGAGGCGTACCTGGGCGGCCTGAACCGCCTGTACGACCAGTGGGTCAGCAGTTACGACGACAGCCCCGTCATCCGCGTGAACGGCGACCTGCTGGACTTCGTGGCCGATCCGCAGGCCTTCCGCTGGGTGTGTGACCGCGTGCAGGCCCACGGCTTCGGCCTGCCCCTGCTGCGCTGA
- a CDS encoding FmdB family zinc ribbon protein, translated as MPKYLYKNLITGEIYELTQSMRDDPHTHHPETGVAIKKILARPGIAFKGSGFYVTDSRPKDTGSKGSE; from the coding sequence ATGCCCAAGTACCTGTACAAGAACCTGATCACCGGCGAAATCTACGAACTCACCCAGAGCATGCGCGACGACCCTCACACCCACCACCCGGAAACCGGCGTGGCCATCAAGAAGATCCTCGCCCGGCCCGGCATCGCCTTCAAGGGCAGCGGCTTCTACGTCACCGACAGCCGCCCCAAGGACACCGGCAGCAAGGGCAGCGAGTGA
- a CDS encoding UDP-N-acetylmuramoyl-L-alanyl-D-glutamate--2,6-diaminopimelate ligase, with product MQLPDLAAALNAAPPPSAAEVTGVTHNAAWVQPGDAFVAIRGAKVDGHRFIPQAQAAGAVAVIGEGLPAGETCALPYLTVPDARAALADAAAALHGHPSRALKVVGVTGTDGKTTTSWITRHLLRAAGLPTGLLSTVGYELPDGELRHFPAHFTTPEAPQVQDTLRELVRAGGQAVVLEASSHALALHRVRAVEWDVAVWTHLTSEHLDFHGTVENYFADKKKLVERAPFAVLNADDPWTGQLRGVAPREATYSIEGRAADWQAGDIEERSTGLHFHVRSPLGEFDAALPMIGRFNVANALAAMAAAAELGATPEQLAAGLASFRGVPGRMELVPEEAPHSGVRVIVDFAHTPPSLEKALGTLRATTAGQLWVVLGSAGGPRDPGKRAPLGEVATRLADHAVFTEEDHRDTPLEDILREMERGAREAGRSNFVSLPDRRDALRHAIHSARPGDTVLLAGKGGEDTLERTHETIAWIEAEEARAALHARRNERA from the coding sequence ATGCAGTTGCCCGACCTGGCCGCCGCCCTGAATGCCGCCCCCCCACCCTCCGCCGCGGAGGTGACCGGCGTGACCCACAACGCCGCCTGGGTGCAGCCCGGGGACGCGTTCGTGGCGATCCGCGGCGCGAAAGTCGACGGGCACCGCTTCATTCCTCAGGCGCAGGCGGCGGGCGCGGTGGCCGTGATCGGCGAGGGCCTCCCGGCCGGCGAGACCTGCGCGCTGCCGTACCTGACGGTCCCGGACGCCCGCGCGGCCCTGGCGGACGCCGCCGCCGCCCTGCACGGCCACCCCAGCCGCGCCCTGAAGGTGGTGGGCGTGACCGGCACGGACGGCAAGACCACCACCAGCTGGATCACCCGGCACCTGCTGCGCGCCGCCGGGCTGCCCACCGGTCTGCTGTCCACCGTGGGCTACGAACTGCCGGACGGCGAGTTGCGGCACTTTCCGGCGCACTTCACCACCCCGGAAGCGCCGCAGGTGCAGGACACGCTGCGGGAACTGGTGCGGGCGGGCGGGCAGGCGGTGGTGCTGGAAGCCAGCAGTCACGCCCTGGCGCTGCACCGCGTCCGGGCGGTGGAGTGGGACGTGGCGGTGTGGACGCACCTGACCAGCGAGCACCTGGACTTCCACGGCACCGTGGAGAACTACTTCGCGGACAAGAAGAAACTGGTGGAGCGCGCGCCCTTCGCGGTGCTGAACGCCGACGACCCCTGGACCGGGCAGCTGCGTGGCGTGGCGCCCCGCGAGGCCACCTACAGCATCGAGGGCCGCGCTGCCGACTGGCAGGCCGGGGACATCGAGGAACGCAGCACCGGCCTGCACTTCCACGTCCGCTCACCGCTGGGGGAGTTTGACGCGGCCCTGCCGATGATCGGGCGTTTCAACGTGGCGAACGCGCTGGCCGCCATGGCCGCCGCCGCTGAGCTGGGCGCCACGCCGGAGCAGCTCGCCGCGGGCCTGGCGTCTTTCCGGGGCGTGCCGGGACGCATGGAACTGGTCCCCGAGGAGGCGCCGCACAGCGGCGTTCGGGTGATCGTGGACTTCGCGCACACGCCTCCCAGCCTGGAAAAGGCGCTGGGCACCCTGCGGGCCACCACGGCCGGGCAGCTGTGGGTGGTGCTGGGCTCGGCCGGCGGGCCGCGCGACCCGGGCAAACGCGCCCCGCTGGGCGAGGTCGCCACCCGCCTCGCGGACCACGCGGTGTTCACCGAGGAGGACCACCGCGACACGCCGCTGGAGGACATCCTGCGGGAGATGGAGCGCGGGGCGCGGGAGGCGGGCCGCTCGAACTTCGTGAGTCTGCCGGACCGCCGCGACGCGCTGCGGCACGCCATCCACTCCGCGCGGCCGGGCGACACGGTCCTGCTGGCCGGGAAGGGCGGCGAGGACACCCTGGAACGCACGCACGAGACGATTGCCTGGATCGAGGCGGAGGAAGCCCGCGCGGCGCTGCACGCCCGCCGGAACGAACGGGCCTAG
- a CDS encoding trans-sulfuration enzyme family protein, protein MAHDLSDAGFGTRAVHAGHALDPQTGAHAVPIYATSTFGYFNAERGARLFGLEESGYFYSRLSNPTVHAFEQKVAALEGAGAAVAFGSGMGAASAICLSFLKAGDEVAFVGPLYGGTEGLLREVMSGFGVTTVEAADLDELRRVVNEKTRLVWLETPTNPTLRIVDLQAAAGIAHAAGALVVVDNTFSTPYLTRPLDLGADLVMHSATKYLSGHGDVVAGVVACSEEHSAPLRLHGLRHGGAVLGPFEAYLLIRGMKTLPLRMDAHCKGAHALALAVQDHPAVQAIYYPGLPGHAGHDVAARQMNGKFGGLVSLDLGSREAAFAFLNALTLFTQAVSLGDVESLSSHPASTTHQLLGEETLARQGITPGLVRLSVGVEDAEDLIADVRQALDAARA, encoded by the coding sequence ATGGCTCACGACCTTTCCGACGCCGGGTTCGGTACCCGTGCCGTGCACGCCGGCCACGCCCTGGACCCCCAGACCGGCGCGCACGCCGTCCCCATCTACGCCACGTCCACCTTCGGGTACTTCAACGCCGAGCGCGGCGCCCGGCTGTTCGGCCTGGAAGAGTCCGGGTACTTCTACTCCCGCCTGAGCAACCCCACCGTGCACGCCTTCGAGCAGAAGGTCGCGGCGCTGGAAGGCGCGGGCGCGGCCGTGGCGTTCGGGAGCGGCATGGGCGCGGCCAGCGCCATCTGCCTGAGCTTCCTGAAGGCCGGGGACGAGGTGGCGTTCGTCGGGCCGCTGTACGGCGGCACCGAGGGCCTGCTGCGGGAAGTCATGAGCGGCTTCGGCGTGACCACCGTGGAGGCCGCCGACCTCGACGAACTGCGGCGCGTGGTGAACGAAAAAACGCGGCTGGTGTGGCTGGAAACGCCCACCAACCCCACCCTGCGGATCGTGGACCTGCAGGCCGCCGCCGGGATCGCGCACGCGGCAGGCGCGCTGGTGGTCGTGGACAACACCTTCAGCACGCCGTACCTGACCCGCCCGCTGGACCTGGGCGCGGACCTCGTGATGCACTCCGCCACCAAATACCTCAGCGGGCACGGGGACGTGGTCGCCGGCGTGGTCGCGTGCAGCGAGGAGCACAGCGCGCCGCTGCGCCTGCACGGCCTGCGGCACGGCGGCGCGGTGCTGGGGCCCTTCGAGGCGTACCTGCTGATCCGCGGCATGAAAACCCTGCCGCTGCGCATGGACGCCCACTGCAAAGGCGCCCACGCCCTGGCGCTGGCGGTGCAGGACCACCCGGCCGTACAGGCCATCTACTACCCGGGTCTGCCCGGGCACGCCGGGCACGACGTGGCCGCCCGGCAGATGAACGGGAAGTTCGGTGGGCTGGTCAGCCTGGACCTGGGCAGCCGCGAGGCGGCCTTCGCGTTCCTGAACGCCCTGACGCTGTTCACGCAGGCGGTCAGCCTGGGCGACGTGGAGAGCCTGTCCAGCCACCCCGCCAGCACCACCCACCAGCTGCTCGGCGAGGAAACGCTGGCCCGCCAGGGCATCACCCCGGGCCTGGTGCGCCTGTCGGTGGGCGTGGAGGACGCCGAGGACCTGATCGCGGACGTGAGGCAGGCCCTGGACGCCGCGCGCGCCTGA
- a CDS encoding RtcB family protein, whose protein sequence is MNGKHISKLGFEKKAIKLALEAAHTREDAGVSSAEILQELQAVQADPAAYLRGGVYADLAAELSTQQGVKRAQQAADLRPSALPYRVWGEDLIDPGAHAQMDVAMRLPVSRAGALMPDAHVGYGLPIGGVLATENAVIPYGVGVDIGCSMMLSVLPVHPDELGTDEARALLMKHTRFGAGVAFEKRDRLDHAVLHEDTWKEQPLLKHLHPKATEQIGTSGSGNHFVEFGTLTLHQPDLDLEAGTYLAVLSHSGSRGFGAQVAGHFTALAQKRWPTLDRAAQKLAWLPLDSHEGQAYWQAMNLAGRYALANHDLIHRRLARALNVTPGAQVSNSHNLAWKQRVNGEELIVHRKGATPAEAGRLGLIPGSMADPGYVVRGRGNAQALDSASHGAGRQLGRKAAANTLAKKDVQAYLKDKGITLIGGGIDEAPQAYKRIQDVMARQDDLIDIVAEFRPRVVRMDTGSEDV, encoded by the coding sequence ATGAACGGAAAACACATCAGCAAACTCGGCTTCGAGAAAAAAGCCATCAAACTCGCCCTGGAAGCCGCCCACACCCGCGAGGACGCCGGCGTGAGCAGCGCCGAGATCCTCCAGGAACTCCAGGCGGTGCAGGCCGACCCGGCCGCCTACCTGCGCGGCGGCGTGTACGCCGACCTGGCCGCCGAACTCTCCACGCAGCAGGGCGTGAAACGCGCCCAGCAGGCCGCCGACCTGCGCCCCTCGGCCCTGCCGTACCGCGTGTGGGGCGAGGACCTGATCGACCCGGGCGCGCACGCGCAGATGGACGTCGCCATGCGCCTGCCCGTCTCCCGCGCCGGGGCCCTCATGCCCGACGCGCACGTCGGGTACGGCCTGCCCATCGGCGGGGTGCTCGCCACCGAGAACGCCGTGATTCCCTACGGCGTGGGCGTGGACATCGGGTGCAGTATGATGCTCTCGGTGCTGCCCGTACACCCCGACGAACTGGGAACCGACGAGGCCAGGGCCCTGCTGATGAAGCACACCCGCTTCGGCGCGGGCGTCGCCTTCGAGAAACGCGACCGGCTGGATCACGCCGTCCTGCACGAGGACACCTGGAAGGAGCAGCCTCTCCTCAAACACCTGCACCCCAAGGCCACCGAGCAGATCGGCACGTCCGGCAGCGGGAACCACTTCGTGGAGTTCGGCACCCTGACCCTGCACCAGCCGGACCTGGACCTGGAGGCCGGCACGTACCTGGCCGTGCTGTCGCACAGCGGCTCACGCGGCTTCGGCGCGCAGGTGGCCGGGCACTTCACGGCCCTGGCGCAGAAACGCTGGCCGACCCTGGACCGCGCCGCGCAGAAGCTCGCGTGGCTGCCCCTGGACTCCCACGAGGGCCAGGCGTACTGGCAGGCCATGAACCTCGCCGGGCGTTACGCCCTGGCGAACCACGACCTGATCCACCGCCGCCTCGCCCGCGCGCTGAACGTCACGCCCGGCGCGCAGGTCAGCAACAGCCACAACCTCGCCTGGAAACAGCGCGTGAACGGCGAGGAACTCATCGTGCACCGCAAGGGCGCCACGCCTGCCGAGGCCGGCCGCCTGGGCCTGATCCCCGGCAGCATGGCCGACCCCGGGTACGTGGTCCGCGGCCGCGGGAACGCCCAGGCGCTCGACAGCGCCAGCCACGGCGCCGGCCGGCAGCTCGGCCGCAAGGCCGCCGCGAACACCCTGGCGAAAAAAGACGTGCAGGCCTACCTGAAGGACAAGGGCATCACCCTGATCGGCGGCGGCATCGACGAGGCCCCGCAGGCGTACAAGCGCATTCAGGACGTCATGGCCCGGCAGGACGACCTGATCGACATCGTCGCCGAGTTCCGCCCGCGCGTGGTCCGCATGGACACCGGCAGCGAGGACGTGTAA
- the odhB gene encoding 2-oxoglutarate dehydrogenase complex dihydrolipoyllysine-residue succinyltransferase produces the protein MAEIKVPVFSESVSEGTLLSWHKKVGDSVKRGEVLAEIETDKVVLEVTALQDGVLQSIAKQEGDTVLSEELLGVVGDAGSAPTPAAPAPTAEASAPTPAPEASTPAQAPAAERREELSPAVRKIVAEKGLNPADLPASGPRGNITKADALNAQAPAPASAPAVQAVTPAASIPSGPRTEQRVPMTRIRARIAERLKEVQNTAALLTTFNEVNMQPAMDLRKKYQDQFVAKHGVKLGFMSLFVRAATEALKAFPVVNASVDGKDIIYHGFYDIGIAVASDRGLVVPILRDTDTMSLAGIEKEIAGYAQKAKGGKLTLEDMSGGTFSITNGGTFGSMMSTPIINAPQSAILGMHNIIERPIAQNGQVVIAPMMYIALSYDHRIIDGKEAVQFLVMIKNLLEDPARMLLEL, from the coding sequence ATGGCGGAAATCAAGGTCCCTGTGTTCAGCGAATCGGTCAGCGAAGGCACCCTGCTGTCCTGGCACAAGAAAGTCGGCGACAGCGTCAAGCGCGGCGAGGTGCTCGCGGAGATCGAGACGGACAAGGTGGTGCTGGAAGTCACCGCCCTGCAAGACGGCGTGCTGCAGAGCATTGCCAAGCAGGAAGGCGACACTGTCCTGTCCGAGGAACTGCTCGGCGTGGTCGGCGACGCCGGCAGCGCCCCCACCCCGGCCGCGCCGGCGCCCACCGCCGAGGCCAGCGCGCCCACCCCGGCCCCCGAGGCGAGCACGCCGGCCCAGGCGCCCGCCGCCGAGCGCCGCGAGGAACTCTCCCCCGCCGTGCGCAAGATCGTGGCCGAAAAGGGCCTGAACCCGGCCGACCTGCCTGCCAGCGGCCCCCGCGGCAACATCACCAAGGCCGACGCCCTGAACGCCCAGGCGCCCGCCCCGGCCAGCGCACCCGCGGTCCAGGCCGTCACCCCGGCCGCCAGCATCCCCAGCGGCCCCCGCACGGAGCAGCGCGTTCCCATGACCCGCATCCGCGCGCGCATCGCCGAACGCCTCAAGGAAGTCCAGAACACCGCCGCGCTGCTCACCACCTTCAACGAGGTGAACATGCAGCCCGCCATGGACCTGCGCAAGAAGTACCAGGACCAGTTCGTGGCGAAACACGGCGTGAAACTCGGCTTCATGAGCCTGTTCGTGCGCGCCGCCACCGAGGCCCTCAAGGCCTTCCCGGTCGTGAACGCCAGCGTGGACGGCAAGGACATCATCTACCACGGCTTCTACGACATCGGCATCGCGGTCGCCAGTGACCGCGGCCTGGTCGTGCCGATCCTGCGCGACACCGACACCATGAGCCTCGCCGGCATCGAGAAGGAGATCGCCGGGTACGCCCAGAAGGCCAAGGGCGGCAAGCTCACCCTGGAGGACATGAGCGGCGGGACGTTCAGCATCACCAACGGCGGCACCTTCGGGTCCATGATGAGCACCCCCATCATCAACGCGCCCCAGAGCGCCATCCTGGGCATGCACAACATCATCGAACGGCCCATCGCGCAGAACGGGCAGGTCGTGATCGCGCCCATGATGTACATCGCCCTGAGCTACGACCACCGCATCATCGACGGCAAGGAAGCCGTGCAGTTCCTGGTCATGATCAAGAACCTGCTCGAAGACCCCGCCCGCATGCTGCTGGAACTCTAA
- a CDS encoding MBL fold metallo-hydrolase, translating into MSSATPTPGRSSPPRLSRLVTGGGHRVYTLNVQAFVGLRVNVFVLLTGPAERPDYCALIDCGSPQPVSTASLNALHLLRAQYGEQCGWETLDRIVVTHAHPDHAGGLPHVRSLSRAPVAAHEWGVPILEDPHAFREETRGPLRAYAAWLGVPEGSEYAARLENRANNLMLPSGVPVRTTLRHGDLLDGLLQVWHTPGHAGSQVCLQFDDVLLSADHLLPRNSPPLLPAWLHRGGGLHTYLKSLNVIEGLSGVRVALGGHDEPMPAWRARIAELRARYETKLENVLAAADEPSSVYDLTHRVARVNPRQALLLLDQTAALCEELVRRGALREMPGAGGEATFQRV; encoded by the coding sequence ATGTCCAGCGCCACGCCCACCCCCGGCCGGTCCTCGCCTCCGCGGCTGTCGCGGCTGGTCACGGGGGGCGGGCACCGGGTGTACACGCTGAACGTGCAGGCGTTCGTGGGGCTGCGCGTGAACGTGTTCGTGCTGCTCACGGGGCCGGCGGAGCGGCCGGATTACTGCGCGTTGATCGACTGCGGCAGTCCGCAGCCGGTGAGCACCGCCAGCCTGAACGCCCTGCACCTGCTGCGGGCGCAGTACGGGGAGCAGTGCGGGTGGGAGACGCTGGACCGGATCGTGGTGACGCACGCGCACCCGGATCACGCGGGTGGGCTGCCGCATGTGAGGTCGCTGTCACGCGCGCCGGTCGCTGCGCACGAGTGGGGGGTGCCCATCCTGGAGGACCCGCACGCCTTCCGGGAGGAGACGCGCGGTCCGCTGCGGGCGTACGCGGCGTGGCTGGGCGTGCCGGAGGGCAGCGAGTACGCGGCGCGGCTGGAGAACCGCGCGAACAACCTGATGCTGCCGTCCGGCGTGCCGGTGCGGACCACGCTGCGGCACGGGGACCTGCTGGACGGTCTGTTACAGGTGTGGCACACGCCGGGGCACGCGGGCAGTCAGGTGTGCCTGCAGTTTGACGACGTGCTGCTCAGCGCCGATCACCTGCTGCCGCGCAACTCGCCGCCGCTGCTGCCGGCGTGGCTGCACCGCGGCGGGGGTCTGCACACGTACCTGAAGTCCCTGAACGTGATCGAGGGCCTGAGCGGCGTGCGGGTCGCGCTGGGCGGGCATGATGAGCCGATGCCGGCCTGGCGGGCGCGGATCGCGGAACTGCGCGCCCGCTATGAGACCAAGCTGGAGAACGTCCTGGCCGCGGCGGACGAGCCGAGCAGCGTGTACGACCTGACGCACCGGGTCGCGCGGGTCAATCCCCGGCAGGCGCTGCTGCTGCTGGACCAGACGGCCGCGCTGTGCGAGGAACTCGTGCGCCGCGGCGCGCTGCGGGAAATGCCCGGGGCGGGCGGCGAGGCGACCTTCCAGCGGGTGTGA
- a CDS encoding deoxynucleoside kinase: MYVVVEGPIGVGKTSLAGRLADRYSAELNLEIVEENPFLAHFYENPDAYAFQVQVFFLLSRFKQLSALAQPGLFTGNVVSDYLFDKDFIFAAMNLKDAEFSLYQDLYAHLSPRLPTPDLVVYLRTDTDELLRRVAKRGRPFEHDMKADYLADLTARYDEYFRTYPGPLLTIEAGQYDFVASPEDESAILEQVRAALHATQAAD; encoded by the coding sequence ATGTATGTGGTCGTGGAAGGTCCTATCGGTGTCGGCAAAACGAGTCTCGCTGGGCGCCTCGCCGACCGCTACAGCGCGGAACTGAACCTGGAAATCGTCGAGGAAAACCCCTTTCTGGCCCACTTCTACGAGAACCCGGACGCGTACGCCTTCCAGGTGCAGGTGTTCTTCCTGCTCTCCCGTTTCAAGCAGCTCTCGGCGCTGGCGCAGCCGGGGCTGTTTACCGGGAACGTCGTCAGCGACTACCTGTTCGACAAGGACTTCATCTTCGCGGCCATGAACCTCAAGGACGCCGAGTTCAGCCTGTACCAGGACCTGTACGCGCACCTCTCCCCGCGGCTGCCCACCCCGGACCTCGTGGTGTACCTGCGCACCGACACCGACGAACTGCTGCGCCGCGTCGCCAAACGCGGCCGGCCCTTCGAGCACGACATGAAGGCCGACTACCTCGCCGACCTGACCGCCCGCTACGACGAGTATTTCCGCACCTACCCCGGGCCGCTCCTGACCATCGAGGCCGGGCAGTACGACTTCGTGGCCAGCCCGGAAGACGAGAGCGCCATCCTGGAACAGGTCCGCGCCGCCCTGCACGCCACCCAGGCCGCCGACTGA
- a CDS encoding S1C family serine protease — MTSAGPQGSARTGRGGPLRRALGAALLVTAAVGGAYVTGRVTAASPLVTNDEVNTVEVTRTAMQAVVRVDARLRKEVLQQGDDPVETGTGFFYKKNLIVTNYHVVRDQESLSVTLYDGRRVNAKLEGVDPGIDIAILRVTGVSAPRTLTFGQSARLIPGQKLITIGTPLKFQNFIASGVYSAATSGRDVPRDDGLGQEISSYFLTTASIQQGNSGGPLLDSRGLVVGVADANAAPNGFVPGVIGIAIPGDLVKQSLDDLEKIGVPQRGSLGATLVDLDSLDPALRSLAGLTSSSGALVDEVPAGSAAARAGLRGSLRNSRGQFQALGDVIVAVDGQGVRNSFDVIRLVAAKRPGQTVTLKLWRNKKAVTVKVTLLKRTLQ; from the coding sequence GTGACCTCCGCCGGCCCCCAGGGCAGCGCCCGCACCGGCCGCGGCGGGCCGCTCCGCCGCGCCCTCGGGGCCGCGCTGCTGGTCACGGCCGCCGTGGGCGGCGCGTACGTCACCGGCCGCGTCACCGCCGCCAGCCCCCTCGTCACCAACGACGAGGTGAACACCGTGGAAGTCACCCGCACCGCCATGCAGGCGGTCGTGCGCGTGGACGCCCGGCTGCGCAAGGAAGTGCTGCAGCAGGGGGACGACCCGGTCGAGACCGGTACGGGCTTTTTCTACAAGAAGAACCTGATCGTCACGAACTACCACGTCGTCCGCGACCAGGAATCCCTGAGCGTAACCCTCTACGACGGCCGGCGCGTGAACGCCAAACTCGAGGGCGTGGACCCCGGCATCGACATCGCCATCCTGCGCGTCACCGGCGTCAGCGCCCCCCGCACCCTGACCTTCGGGCAGAGCGCCCGCCTGATTCCCGGGCAGAAACTCATCACCATCGGCACGCCGCTGAAATTCCAGAACTTCATCGCGTCCGGCGTGTACAGCGCCGCGACCAGCGGCCGCGACGTGCCCCGCGACGACGGCCTCGGGCAGGAGATCAGCAGCTACTTCCTCACCACCGCCAGCATCCAGCAGGGCAACAGCGGCGGACCCCTCCTCGACTCCCGCGGGCTGGTCGTGGGCGTCGCCGACGCGAACGCCGCCCCGAACGGCTTCGTGCCCGGCGTGATCGGCATCGCCATTCCCGGCGACCTCGTCAAGCAGAGCCTGGACGACCTGGAGAAGATCGGCGTGCCGCAGCGCGGCAGCCTGGGCGCCACCCTGGTGGACCTGGACAGCCTGGACCCCGCCCTGCGCAGCCTCGCCGGCCTGACCAGCAGCAGCGGCGCCCTGGTGGACGAGGTGCCCGCCGGCAGCGCCGCCGCCCGCGCCGGCCTGCGCGGCAGCCTGCGCAACAGCCGCGGGCAGTTCCAGGCGCTCGGGGACGTGATCGTCGCCGTGGACGGCCAGGGCGTGCGCAACTCCTTCGACGTGATCCGCCTCGTGGCCGCCAAACGCCCCGGGCAGACCGTCACCCTGAAACTCTGGCGGAACAAGAAGGCTGTGACCGTGAAGGTCACCCTGCTCAAGCGCACCCTGCAGTAA